In Limnobaculum parvum, one DNA window encodes the following:
- a CDS encoding glycoside hydrolase family 19 protein yields MMSTLAPVNKWSLFLKEGPDKANPTNTPNRNETPAEVKPGKIIQEPAIYYQRQANATGGFYPMGVHGIWHGGIHFDYGSELQWAMSLYNLADGEVVATRINNEYVSVNVDEPQVLFSSSFALIRHRLELPPEPPAEKETKPEETPAPATQPAQAPVPATPDSNNAPAETPASPTEPPAATPEPRPSMTFYSLFMHMLPWKMYQQEGLKLPAFWGKSQYQIKADKKNDALIGIRMRPLKAGVTKDINNKSVLCVIARGSIIRVGDALTTKPKYKKVEEIVSGAAYPAWDGTTEGYVFTNDLEAVPGETDLWFVGVKSKDPHEETVLKTVKGQNIRETADATSKILAVLLPDKKVTLGEATGSRSKLKGLESADSTVPPLKADAEGNLPGWLSTADLEVVATVPEKLDQIQILESPVPIKAGEMVGYPGTDNLKVEAGYGCHGYPILHLEFFSGDNVPEFMVKSREFAGRLPDNQKSLLKVDKGTRLTQPSASDTEIPAGCDVEPESDSPKDSGWLKVKIFYLVKVLDRSTELGAYTAAKKQYAINKDQQKAIADSVSLDATKMPASVKLIEELEENDKKARLIGFSPTDAQPCWVAKGGLNERGRRTDTASALPAWKSFPLKEVTAESPVTGFMRVLPLSQIKKEDKVSEGQTIWWRIESGNEQGEDISGWVKEGGTVTRCSPWSWPGFELIEEQSQPSEQAAAKELNHGDPASEEGTKKEVNLRAQANQADRGELLQKLHEIIDGQGEKDDRLMVYEYQKALSKPWLAEQMARLVVKYESEWYADEGLSKWEALFNVLDPENKDAKHWENEREKIKALIWYKDVAGKLGLPEDGRVWHFHPVGVVDLMLADRSCRCVQELTIDLLKSLSVSERNANKYLSHFNESFVTYDVDTCLRKGHFLSQLLTESGYLQYTKELGNDLSYDPWRGRGLIQITFKDNYKEYGDYINEDVTSGTNYIKLESEPHSITSAIWYWNVKAILTPHADNDDFIWITRKINGGYNGYDHRLSVLNKFIEKTNGALCFKKNHSGIYYIEESQAYNEMRGIFAWGLWNDPEGNKSGISEKSKVEALKGYRRYISLHDAAGKPEQKGKWYGYSDAREHSENRILELSK; encoded by the coding sequence ATGATGAGTACACTCGCACCGGTAAACAAATGGTCTCTGTTTTTAAAAGAGGGGCCTGATAAAGCGAATCCAACCAATACCCCTAATCGAAATGAAACTCCTGCAGAGGTCAAACCGGGAAAAATTATTCAGGAGCCCGCTATCTACTATCAACGTCAGGCTAATGCAACTGGCGGATTTTATCCCATGGGTGTTCATGGTATATGGCATGGTGGTATTCACTTTGATTACGGCTCTGAGCTTCAATGGGCTATGTCTTTATATAATTTGGCTGATGGTGAAGTGGTCGCCACTCGAATTAATAATGAGTATGTCTCTGTCAACGTAGATGAGCCACAGGTGCTATTTTCCTCAAGCTTTGCTTTAATCCGCCATCGCCTTGAGTTACCTCCGGAGCCTCCCGCGGAGAAAGAAACTAAACCGGAGGAAACGCCCGCACCGGCCACACAACCTGCTCAAGCCCCCGTACCCGCTACGCCTGACAGCAATAACGCACCTGCGGAAACTCCAGCTTCACCCACAGAACCCCCAGCGGCAACACCGGAACCACGTCCGTCCATGACGTTCTACAGTTTGTTTATGCATATGCTGCCGTGGAAAATGTATCAGCAAGAAGGGCTTAAGCTTCCCGCGTTTTGGGGTAAATCCCAATATCAGATAAAAGCAGATAAAAAGAACGATGCACTTATCGGTATTCGTATGCGGCCACTGAAAGCGGGTGTGACAAAGGATATCAATAACAAATCTGTTCTATGCGTCATTGCGAGGGGAAGTATCATTCGTGTTGGCGATGCGCTGACAACCAAGCCTAAGTATAAAAAGGTGGAAGAGATTGTCTCTGGCGCAGCCTATCCTGCCTGGGATGGCACAACGGAGGGCTATGTATTTACCAACGATCTGGAGGCGGTACCGGGAGAAACTGATCTTTGGTTTGTGGGAGTAAAGTCCAAAGATCCACACGAAGAAACGGTGTTGAAAACGGTAAAAGGACAGAATATTCGGGAAACGGCAGACGCTACGTCAAAGATACTGGCGGTGCTATTACCGGATAAAAAAGTCACGTTGGGAGAGGCAACGGGAAGCCGCAGTAAACTTAAAGGGCTTGAGTCGGCGGACTCAACGGTTCCACCATTAAAAGCTGACGCTGAAGGAAATTTACCCGGTTGGTTATCTACTGCTGATTTAGAGGTGGTTGCCACGGTTCCTGAAAAATTGGATCAAATACAAATATTAGAGTCGCCTGTTCCTATTAAAGCCGGCGAGATGGTGGGTTATCCGGGCACTGATAATTTGAAAGTCGAGGCAGGATACGGTTGTCATGGTTATCCCATTCTCCATCTGGAGTTTTTTAGCGGTGATAACGTTCCCGAGTTTATGGTTAAGAGCAGGGAGTTTGCAGGGCGTCTACCGGATAATCAGAAGAGCTTGTTAAAAGTCGACAAAGGTACGCGTCTGACTCAACCGTCAGCATCTGATACAGAGATCCCTGCGGGGTGTGATGTTGAGCCTGAAAGCGATTCGCCAAAAGATAGTGGTTGGTTAAAAGTTAAAATTTTCTATCTTGTAAAAGTGTTAGATAGAAGCACTGAGTTAGGTGCTTATACGGCAGCGAAAAAGCAGTATGCGATAAATAAAGATCAACAAAAGGCGATTGCTGACAGTGTGTCGTTGGATGCCACTAAGATGCCGGCTAGCGTCAAACTTATTGAGGAACTGGAGGAGAATGATAAGAAAGCACGGCTGATTGGTTTCTCCCCGACGGATGCTCAGCCATGCTGGGTGGCCAAAGGGGGTCTTAATGAGCGGGGGCGCAGGACGGATACTGCATCAGCCTTGCCGGCATGGAAAAGTTTTCCATTGAAAGAGGTGACGGCAGAAAGCCCTGTTACCGGCTTTATGCGAGTGTTGCCGCTGTCTCAGATAAAGAAAGAGGATAAAGTCAGTGAGGGGCAAACGATCTGGTGGCGAATTGAGTCAGGGAATGAACAGGGTGAGGATATCAGTGGCTGGGTCAAGGAGGGGGGAACGGTTACCCGCTGTTCTCCTTGGTCGTGGCCCGGATTTGAGTTAATCGAAGAACAAAGTCAGCCTTCTGAGCAGGCGGCGGCGAAGGAACTTAATCATGGCGATCCCGCGTCAGAAGAGGGGACTAAAAAGGAAGTCAACCTGCGAGCTCAGGCCAATCAGGCAGATCGGGGAGAGTTATTACAGAAGCTGCATGAAATTATCGATGGGCAGGGTGAGAAGGATGATCGACTGATGGTATATGAATATCAGAAGGCGTTGTCTAAACCTTGGCTAGCAGAACAAATGGCCCGGTTGGTGGTGAAGTATGAAAGTGAATGGTATGCGGATGAAGGGCTGAGTAAATGGGAAGCACTGTTTAACGTTCTGGATCCGGAAAATAAAGATGCAAAGCACTGGGAAAATGAGAGAGAAAAGATTAAGGCGTTGATTTGGTATAAGGATGTGGCGGGGAAGTTGGGGTTGCCGGAGGATGGGAGGGTGTGGCATTTTCATCCGGTGGGGGTTGTTGATTTGATGCTGGCTGATAGAAGTTGTAGGTGTGTACAAGAATTAACTATTGATTTGCTAAAATCACTTTCTGTTAGTGAGCGAAATGCAAATAAATACTTAAGTCATTTTAATGAAAGCTTTGTAACATATGATGTTGATACATGTTTACGGAAGGGACATTTTTTATCTCAACTTTTAACTGAAAGTGGATATCTTCAGTACACAAAAGAGTTAGGTAATGATTTAAGTTATGACCCTTGGCGTGGACGGGGCTTGATACAAATAACATTTAAAGATAACTATAAGGAATATGGTGATTATATTAATGAGGATGTCACTTCGGGAACAAATTATATAAAACTTGAATCTGAACCTCATAGCATAACTTCAGCTATTTGGTATTGGAATGTTAAAGCAATACTAACACCACATGCAGATAATGACGATTTTATATGGATAACAAGGAAAATTAATGGGGGATATAATGGGTATGACCATAGATTATCAGTGTTAAATAAATTTATAGAGAAAACTAATGGGGCGTTATGTTTTAAAAAGAATCATAGTGGAATATATTATATAGAGGAAAGTCAAGCATATAATGAAATGAGAGGTATTTTTGCGTGGGGGTTATGGAATGACCCTGAAGGTAATAAGTCAGGGATAAGTGAAAAGTCTAAGGTAGAAGCGTTGAAAGGATATAGAAGATATATTTCATTACATGATGCTGCAGGAAAACCAGAGCAAAAAGGTAAATGGTATGGATATTCGGATGCAAGAGAACACAGTGAGAATAGAATTTTGGAGTTATCTAAATGA
- a CDS encoding tetratricopeptide repeat protein, translating to MKIKNFIIRFLCVFFVTLIFKNYTYANVITYDYDYDNDGIHDKIEENKINGILHLTMYLSSVNERINYIIKPDDSEIIPSIHKSYKKGDIEVDSTYYSMGGQVYSEVYSWFLNEKQFFLTRVITGERADPISEVFFPSLKIDRVKCCRVLGSNEKYIIVPDVDVKKEVISSLRKIEVLINEKKTDDAISGVSIYDAIEYADILDDNNVVLLNDLAFFLAKNDMISSGIILEKIVNNYPSRVVAKLNLADVYWELGKEYNKYDKSKQLYKEYKDFMIEKGKGGKIPKRVFVRLSS from the coding sequence ATGAAAATTAAAAATTTTATAATAAGGTTTTTATGTGTTTTTTTTGTAACTCTTATTTTTAAAAATTACACGTATGCTAATGTGATTACGTATGATTATGATTATGATAATGATGGTATTCACGATAAGATAGAAGAAAATAAAATTAATGGCATTTTACATTTAACCATGTACTTGTCCTCTGTAAATGAAAGAATCAATTACATTATTAAACCGGACGATAGTGAAATTATTCCATCCATCCATAAAAGCTATAAAAAAGGTGATATTGAAGTAGATAGTACCTACTACAGTATGGGGGGGCAAGTTTATTCAGAGGTATATAGTTGGTTTTTAAATGAAAAGCAGTTTTTTCTTACCAGAGTCATAACTGGTGAAAGAGCAGATCCTATATCTGAAGTTTTTTTCCCCTCATTGAAAATAGATAGAGTAAAGTGCTGTAGGGTTCTTGGTAGTAATGAGAAATATATTATTGTGCCAGATGTTGATGTGAAAAAAGAAGTCATTTCTAGTTTAAGAAAAATTGAAGTATTAATAAACGAAAAAAAGACAGATGATGCTATTTCAGGTGTTAGTATTTACGATGCAATAGAGTATGCAGATATTTTAGATGATAACAATGTTGTTCTATTAAATGATTTGGCATTTTTTCTTGCTAAAAATGATATGATATCAAGTGGTATTATACTAGAGAAAATAGTAAACAACTATCCTTCTAGAGTAGTAGCCAAGCTTAATCTTGCAGATGTATATTGGGAATTAGGCAAGGAATATAATAAATATGATAAATCTAAGCAGTTATATAAAGAGTATAAAGATTTTATGATAGAAAAAGGAAAGGGGGGGAAGATTCCAAAAAGAGTGTTTGTAAGATTAAGTTCCTAG
- a CDS encoding CHAP domain-containing protein, producing MKETDEPLSSAIRIYHNTTNAAGMGPGTSWCASFVNWCMNQAGYINTYSYPALAYGWKPNAWAEGEIHGIDRDPKGVPFLGAIVVFNFSHVAFVVGQTNDGRIVALGGNQGNYYMNITSVGSGAVLYYMKPRGYIVSSESEKLPVLNVAGGEMTYENTHN from the coding sequence GTGAAGGAAACTGATGAGCCATTATCATCAGCAATAAGAATATATCATAATACGACTAATGCAGCGGGAATGGGCCCAGGTACTTCTTGGTGTGCTTCATTTGTTAATTGGTGTATGAATCAAGCTGGATATATTAATACCTATAGTTACCCTGCATTAGCTTATGGATGGAAACCAAATGCCTGGGCTGAGGGTGAAATTCATGGGATAGATAGAGATCCGAAAGGTGTGCCATTTTTAGGGGCAATTGTTGTATTTAATTTTAGTCATGTTGCTTTTGTCGTAGGTCAAACTAATGATGGTAGAATAGTGGCATTAGGGGGGAATCAGGGTAACTATTATATGAATATTACAAGTGTTGGTAGTGGGGCAGTGCTATATTATATGAAACCCAGAGGATATATAGTTTCCTCAGAATCTGAAAAGTTACCAGTGCTAAATGTAGCAGGAGGAGAAATGACATATGAAAATACTCATAATTAA
- the narL gene encoding two-component system response regulator NarL translates to MTVQEQCNILIVDDHPLMRRGVRQLLELEPSLNIVAEASNGNEAVTYACQLLPDLILLDLNMKGLSGLDTLKALRNEGIAARIIVLTVSDSRSDIYALIDAGADGYLLKDSEPELLLKKILQAANGENVFSDIILEYLGTRDDQSDPFESLTERELDVLQEVARGMSNKQIASHLHISEETVKVHIRNMLRKLNVRSRVAATVMYLERKSQ, encoded by the coding sequence ATGACAGTGCAAGAACAATGCAATATTTTGATCGTAGACGATCATCCCTTGATGCGACGTGGAGTCCGGCAGTTGCTTGAACTGGAACCTTCACTCAATATTGTTGCAGAAGCCAGCAACGGCAATGAAGCAGTTACCTATGCCTGTCAATTGTTACCTGACTTGATTCTGCTGGATCTGAACATGAAAGGTCTGTCCGGTCTGGATACGTTGAAAGCCTTACGTAATGAGGGTATTGCGGCCCGTATTATCGTGCTGACCGTTTCTGATTCCCGCAGTGATATCTATGCGCTGATTGATGCCGGTGCCGATGGCTATTTGCTAAAAGACAGCGAACCTGAACTGCTATTGAAGAAAATTCTGCAAGCGGCCAACGGTGAGAATGTGTTTAGCGACATTATTCTTGAATACCTTGGTACCCGCGATGATCAGAGCGATCCATTTGAGTCGCTAACTGAACGTGAGCTAGATGTTCTGCAAGAAGTGGCTCGCGGTATGTCTAATAAACAAATCGCCTCTCATTTGCACATCTCCGAAGAAACGGTAAAAGTGCATATCCGTAATATGCTGCGTAAGCTGAACGTGCGTTCACGCGTGGCGGCAACCGTGATGTATCTGGAAAGAAAAAGCCAGTAA
- the narQ gene encoding nitrate/nitrite two-component system sensor histidine kinase NarQ: MASVKRSVTNSIARMLIAIVILSILSTGLALISLAASRTDAEAINISGSLRMQSYRLAYDLTTNSPYLNPHIQQYALSINAPALKEINEFYFPADIQKKYQTLLDRWQELEQELTHNNGDIYIDQLADYVNEINEFVLAIQLFSELKLKIAVFISIISVLSTIGLVFYVIHFSRREIVEPLSRMVTASHYIQTGRFDHQPLDVGQHNELGVLATAFTSMSSDLEKMYQSLAEKVEEKTVKLTQANRSLGVLYDCLQALSVSQVDRQCFEQVLHIVRTSENLVAIRLEVQDGGEGRWVLEEGAEDESRTWQHLPLQQDEQILGKLSWQCSDTAVHPQLIENVSNILSRGIYFNRAQKRYLQVLLMEERATIARELHDSLAQSLSFLRIQLTLLKRVIPSNNEQAMSVITDFDQALSSAYRQLRELLATFRLTIQEADLHEALNQLITPLQGQTEVPIQMHCALSSQALNAQQQVHALQIVREAVLNAIKHANASLISINCEPTNDGNNMISITDNGAGIKSLDEPEGHYGLNIMSERASRLGGTLAIGPHKGGGTLVRLIFPQQ; encoded by the coding sequence ATGGCATCTGTTAAACGTTCAGTAACCAATAGTATAGCCCGTATGCTGATCGCAATCGTGATCCTTTCGATTCTTTCCACAGGGCTTGCTTTGATTTCGTTAGCAGCCAGCCGCACGGACGCCGAGGCAATAAATATTTCGGGTTCTTTGCGTATGCAGAGTTACCGCCTAGCCTATGATCTGACCACTAACTCCCCCTATCTGAACCCCCATATCCAACAGTATGCGCTGTCGATAAATGCCCCTGCATTAAAAGAAATTAATGAGTTTTACTTTCCAGCAGATATACAAAAAAAATACCAAACCTTACTGGATCGCTGGCAAGAATTGGAACAAGAGTTAACGCATAATAACGGTGATATCTACATCGATCAGTTAGCTGATTACGTTAATGAAATTAATGAGTTCGTGCTTGCCATCCAACTTTTTTCTGAATTGAAACTAAAAATAGCGGTTTTTATCAGTATTATCAGCGTACTGAGCACTATTGGGCTGGTATTTTATGTTATTCACTTCAGTCGTCGAGAAATCGTCGAGCCACTTAGCCGCATGGTTACCGCCAGCCACTATATTCAGACGGGACGTTTTGACCATCAACCGTTAGATGTAGGACAGCATAATGAATTGGGTGTATTGGCAACGGCTTTTACCTCCATGTCATCTGATTTGGAAAAGATGTATCAATCGCTGGCAGAAAAAGTGGAAGAGAAAACCGTCAAGCTAACTCAGGCCAATCGTTCATTGGGCGTGCTATACGATTGCCTTCAGGCCCTGAGCGTTAGTCAGGTTGACCGCCAGTGTTTCGAGCAGGTTCTGCATATTGTACGTACCAGTGAAAATCTGGTAGCGATTCGTCTGGAAGTTCAAGACGGCGGCGAAGGCCGCTGGGTACTTGAAGAGGGTGCTGAAGATGAAAGCCGCACATGGCAGCATCTGCCACTACAACAAGATGAACAAATTCTAGGTAAGCTGAGTTGGCAATGTTCTGACACGGCCGTTCACCCTCAGCTAATTGAAAACGTCAGTAATATCCTTAGTCGAGGGATCTATTTTAACCGGGCACAAAAGCGTTATTTGCAGGTGTTACTTATGGAAGAACGAGCCACTATCGCCCGGGAACTTCATGACTCGCTGGCACAGTCTCTTTCTTTTTTGAGAATTCAACTCACCTTGCTTAAACGCGTTATTCCCAGTAATAATGAGCAAGCTATGAGTGTAATCACTGATTTCGATCAGGCACTGTCCAGTGCCTATCGTCAGTTAAGGGAACTATTAGCAACATTTCGACTCACAATTCAGGAAGCTGACTTACACGAAGCGCTAAATCAGTTAATCACTCCGTTGCAAGGGCAAACGGAAGTTCCGATTCAAATGCACTGTGCCCTTTCGTCACAGGCATTAAATGCACAACAACAGGTTCATGCATTACAAATTGTTCGAGAGGCCGTCCTGAATGCCATAAAGCATGCCAACGCAAGTCTTATCAGCATCAACTGTGAGCCTACGAATGACGGTAATAATATGATTAGCATTACCGATAATGGAGCTGGGATAAAAAGTTTAGATGAGCCTGAAGGACATTATGGACTCAACATTATGAGCGAACGTGCTTCACGTTTAGGTGGAACGTTAGCCATTGGGCCGCATAAAGGTGGTGGGACATTAGTCCGTCTCATCTTCCCTCAACAATAA
- the napF gene encoding ferredoxin-type protein NapF — MSILSRRNLLRGQWRGHDVIRPPWSVDEALFIDGCSRCHACVEACETGVITVSGNQGFPELDFQHAECTFCKRCVEVCPEPIFHSTESQPWQRYAVINQTCLTYQGVACRSCQDACEPYAIKFKLRLGGIAQPEIERESCTGCGGCVRSCPVQAITTRESDKDNDGK, encoded by the coding sequence ATGTCAATCTTATCCCGGCGAAATCTGTTACGTGGTCAATGGCGAGGCCACGATGTTATTAGGCCGCCGTGGTCGGTAGATGAAGCGTTGTTTATCGATGGCTGTAGCCGTTGCCATGCTTGCGTTGAGGCCTGTGAAACTGGGGTCATTACCGTAAGTGGTAACCAAGGTTTTCCTGAGCTTGATTTTCAACATGCCGAGTGTACGTTTTGCAAACGTTGTGTGGAAGTTTGTCCGGAACCGATATTTCATTCAACTGAAAGTCAGCCTTGGCAGCGTTATGCGGTGATTAATCAAACGTGTCTCACTTATCAGGGGGTGGCCTGCCGAAGTTGTCAGGATGCCTGTGAGCCTTACGCGATTAAGTTCAAATTGCGGTTGGGGGGCATTGCTCAACCGGAGATCGAAAGAGAAAGCTGTACAGGATGTGGGGGCTGTGTCCGAAGCTGTCCGGTTCAGGCAATAACAACCCGTGAGAGTGATAAAGATAATGACGGAAAATAA
- the napD gene encoding chaperone NapD translates to MTENNDWHVCSLIVQVRPQDIPKVSEALYALPGTEIPGVNEDEGKLIVVMQADNSDDLFAQIESARDIAGVLAVSLVYHQQDEQGEDTP, encoded by the coding sequence ATGACGGAAAATAATGACTGGCACGTTTGTAGTTTGATTGTTCAGGTTCGTCCACAGGACATACCTAAAGTAAGTGAAGCGTTGTACGCACTACCAGGAACAGAGATTCCCGGGGTGAATGAAGACGAAGGAAAGTTAATTGTTGTTATGCAGGCGGACAATTCAGATGATCTGTTTGCCCAAATTGAGTCAGCACGAGATATAGCCGGTGTGTTGGCGGTGTCGCTGGTTTATCACCAGCAAGATGAGCAAGGTGAGGATACGCCATGA
- the napA gene encoding nitrate reductase catalytic subunit NapA, translating to MKLSRRDFMKANAVAAAAVAAGMTIPTVAVAAEGEQSIKWDKAPCRFCGTGCSVLVGTQNGRVVASQGDPDAPVNRGLNCIKGYFLPKIMYGKDRLTQPLLRMKNGEYDKNGEFTPVSWDKAFTVMSEKYKKAFKDQGPNGGGMFASGQFTIWEGYAAAKLFKAGFRSNNIDPNARHCMASAVVGFMRTFGMDEPMGCYDDIEHADAFVLWGSNMAEMHPILWSRITDRRLSNPNVKVAVMSTYENRSFELADNPIIFKPQTDLVILNYIANYIIQNNAVNQDFLDKHVNIRRGDTDIGYGLRPNHPLEKAAKNPNSDKSTPMTFDEYKAFVAEYTLEKTVEMTGVPKDSLVELAKLYADPNVKVVSYWTMGFNQHTRGVWANNLCYNIHLLTGKISTPGCGPFSLTGQPSACGTAREVGTFAHRLPADMVVTNEEHRKISEQKWKLPEGTILGSIGLHAVAQDRALKDGKLNAYWTLCTNNMQAGPNINEDRMPGWRDPRNFVVVSDPYPTISALAADLILPTAMWVEKEGAYGNAERRSQFWRQQVKAPGEAKSDLWQIVEFSKYFKTDEVWPAELLDKNPEYRGKTLYEILFANGQVNKFKLDELAEGQLNDESHDFGFYLQKGLFEEYAAFGRGHAHDLANFDDYHKARGLRWPVVDGKETLWRYREGYDPYVKAGEGVKFYGKPDGKAVIFALPYEPPAESPDAEYDLWLSTGRVLEHWHTGSMTRRVPELHRSFPESVLFIHPQDAQKRGMRRGDKVKIQSRRGEVISIVETRGRNRVPEGLVYMAFFDAAQLVNVLTLDATDPLSKETDYKKCAVKVVKA from the coding sequence ATGAAACTCAGTCGTCGAGACTTCATGAAAGCAAATGCAGTAGCTGCTGCCGCAGTTGCCGCAGGAATGACTATCCCAACAGTGGCTGTTGCTGCTGAAGGGGAACAATCAATTAAGTGGGATAAAGCTCCGTGCCGCTTCTGCGGTACCGGCTGTAGCGTACTGGTTGGTACGCAAAACGGTCGCGTAGTGGCTTCTCAGGGTGACCCGGATGCACCAGTTAACCGTGGGTTAAACTGTATCAAGGGTTACTTCTTACCTAAGATTATGTATGGAAAAGACCGTTTAACTCAGCCGCTACTGCGGATGAAGAACGGTGAATATGACAAAAATGGTGAATTTACTCCGGTTAGCTGGGATAAAGCCTTCACCGTTATGAGTGAAAAATATAAGAAAGCCTTTAAAGATCAAGGGCCGAACGGTGGCGGTATGTTTGCTTCCGGTCAGTTCACTATTTGGGAAGGTTACGCCGCAGCTAAACTGTTTAAAGCGGGTTTCCGTTCTAACAATATTGACCCAAATGCCCGTCACTGTATGGCTAGCGCTGTAGTTGGTTTTATGCGTACTTTCGGTATGGATGAACCAATGGGCTGTTACGATGACATTGAGCATGCCGATGCCTTCGTACTGTGGGGCTCCAATATGGCAGAAATGCACCCGATCCTGTGGTCGCGCATTACTGACCGTCGTCTGTCTAATCCAAATGTTAAAGTTGCGGTCATGTCGACTTATGAAAACCGCAGCTTTGAATTAGCCGATAATCCAATTATCTTTAAACCGCAAACGGACCTGGTTATCCTGAACTATATTGCTAACTACATTATTCAGAATAATGCGGTTAATCAGGACTTCCTAGACAAACACGTGAACATTCGACGTGGTGATACCGATATCGGCTACGGTTTACGTCCAAATCATCCGTTGGAAAAAGCAGCTAAAAACCCAAACAGCGACAAATCAACCCCAATGACTTTCGACGAATATAAAGCGTTCGTTGCAGAGTACACATTGGAGAAAACCGTTGAAATGACCGGCGTACCAAAAGATTCGTTGGTTGAGCTGGCGAAGTTATATGCCGATCCAAATGTAAAAGTGGTTTCTTACTGGACCATGGGTTTCAACCAACACACCCGTGGTGTATGGGCCAATAACCTGTGTTACAACATTCACCTGTTAACCGGAAAGATCTCCACGCCTGGCTGTGGTCCATTCTCGTTGACTGGTCAGCCGTCTGCCTGTGGTACCGCTCGCGAAGTGGGTACTTTCGCACACCGCCTGCCTGCGGACATGGTGGTGACCAATGAAGAACACCGCAAAATTTCTGAACAGAAGTGGAAATTGCCGGAAGGTACCATTCTGGGTTCTATCGGCCTGCATGCTGTAGCTCAAGACCGTGCGCTGAAAGACGGTAAGCTGAATGCTTACTGGACGCTGTGTACTAACAATATGCAAGCTGGTCCAAATATCAATGAAGACCGTATGCCGGGCTGGCGCGATCCGCGTAACTTCGTGGTGGTATCCGATCCTTACCCAACCATTAGTGCGCTGGCCGCAGACCTGATTCTGCCTACGGCAATGTGGGTGGAAAAAGAAGGGGCTTACGGTAATGCTGAACGCCGTAGTCAATTCTGGCGTCAACAAGTTAAAGCTCCAGGTGAGGCAAAATCTGACCTGTGGCAAATCGTTGAGTTTTCCAAGTACTTCAAAACAGATGAAGTCTGGCCTGCTGAACTGTTAGATAAGAATCCGGAATATCGCGGTAAAACGCTGTATGAGATTCTTTTTGCTAACGGTCAGGTTAATAAGTTTAAGCTGGATGAACTGGCGGAAGGTCAATTAAACGACGAATCCCATGACTTTGGTTTCTATCTACAAAAAGGGCTGTTTGAAGAGTATGCCGCTTTTGGTCGCGGTCATGCTCACGATCTGGCTAATTTTGATGATTACCACAAAGCTCGCGGTCTGCGCTGGCCGGTTGTTGATGGTAAAGAGACCCTGTGGCGTTACCGCGAAGGTTATGACCCGTATGTTAAGGCGGGTGAAGGCGTCAAATTCTACGGTAAGCCAGATGGTAAAGCGGTTATTTTTGCTCTGCCTTATGAACCACCGGCAGAAAGCCCAGATGCAGAATATGACCTGTGGCTGTCAACGGGTCGTGTGCTAGAACATTGGCATACGGGTTCAATGACGCGTCGCGTACCGGAATTGCACCGTTCTTTCCCTGAGTCAGTACTGTTTATTCATCCACAAGATGCTCAGAAACGTGGCATGCGTCGTGGCGATAAAGTGAAGATTCAGTCACGTCGTGGTGAAGTCATCTCTATTGTGGAAACTCGCGGCCGTAACCGAGTGCCAGAAGGGCTGGTGTATATGGCGTTCTTTGACGCAGCACAGTTAGTTAACGTATTGACATTGGATGCAACCGATCCACTGTCAAAAGAAACTGACTACAAAAAATGTGCGGTTAAAGTCGTTAAAGCATAA